Proteins found in one Vigna radiata var. radiata cultivar VC1973A unplaced genomic scaffold, Vradiata_ver6 scaffold_258, whole genome shotgun sequence genomic segment:
- the LOC106755411 gene encoding probable glutathione S-transferase: MGSSQEEVTLLGIIGSAFVCRVKIALKLKGVEYKYVEENLGNKSEQLLKYNPVHKKVPVFVHGDKPLAESLVIVXYIDETWNNNPILXSDPYQRALARFWSKFIDDKIVGASWKSVFTVDEKEREKNIAETYESLQFLENEIKEKKFFGGEELGLVDIAAVYVAFWIPLIQEIAGLELLTSEKFPNLYRWSQEFLNHPIVKESLPPRDPVFAFFKGRYEGLFSSK; this comes from the exons ATGGGTTCAAGTCAGGAAGAAGTGACCCTTCTGGGAATTATTGGAAGCGCATTTGTTTGCAGGGTGAAGATAGCCCTGAAGTTGAAGGGAGTTGAATACAAATACGTTGAAGAAAATTTGGGCAACAAGAGTGAACAGCTTCTGAAATACAACCCAGTTCACAAGAAGGTTCCAGTGTTTGTTCATGGTGACAAACCCCTTGCAGAGTCCCTTGTGATTGTTGANTACATCGATGAGACATGGAACAACAACCCCATCTTGNCTTCTGATCCTTACCAGAGAGCCTTGGCTCGTTTCTGGTCCAAATTCATCGATGACAAG ATTGTGGGTGCTTCGTGGAAATCTGTTTTCACAGTTGATGAGAAAGAGCGTGAGAAGAATATTGCAGAAACATATGAGAGTCTGCAGTTTCTTGAGAATGAGATAAAGGAGAAGAAGTTCTTTGGAGGAGAAGAGCTTGGGTTGGTAGATATTGCTGCTGTCTATGTAGCATTTTGGATCCCTTTGATTCAAGAAATAGCAGGATTGGAGTTATTGACAAGTGAGAAATTTCCTAATCTCTACAGGTGGAGCCAAGAATTTTTGAACCATCCAATTGTCAAAGAAAGTCTTCCCCCTAGAGACCCAGTTTTTGCCTTTTTCAAAGGACGCTATGAAGGCCTTTTTTCTTCGAAATAG